The Paraburkholderia fungorum genome window below encodes:
- a CDS encoding fructose bisphosphate aldolase, with protein sequence MANEKMLLQMREKQGFIAALDQSGGSTPGALKLYGIPESAYSGDAEMFRLMHEMRVRIMTAPAFTGDKVIGAILFEATMNGDAHGKPVPAFLWEDRGVVPFLKVDKGLEDEADGVRLMKPIPGLDALLERAVGLGIFGTKMRSVINDASPSGIAAIARQQFEIGAQISKHGLVPILEPEVSIKSPNKAAAEDILRTELLKGLDALPEDSPVMIKLTIPDVADFYRPLIEHPRVVRVVALSGGYTRSDACQRLAKNHGMIASFSRALINDLREQMSDAEFDQALKQSADEIYDASVNKV encoded by the coding sequence GTGGCCAATGAGAAGATGCTGTTGCAAATGCGTGAGAAGCAGGGCTTTATCGCGGCGCTCGATCAGAGCGGCGGCTCCACACCAGGCGCACTCAAGCTGTACGGTATTCCCGAAAGTGCGTACAGCGGCGACGCCGAAATGTTCAGACTGATGCACGAGATGCGCGTGCGCATCATGACCGCGCCGGCCTTCACGGGCGACAAGGTGATCGGTGCAATCCTGTTCGAAGCCACCATGAACGGTGACGCGCATGGCAAACCGGTGCCGGCTTTTCTGTGGGAAGACCGTGGTGTCGTGCCGTTCCTGAAAGTCGACAAAGGTCTCGAAGACGAAGCCGACGGCGTGCGTCTGATGAAGCCGATCCCCGGCCTCGACGCGTTGCTCGAACGTGCAGTCGGACTCGGTATCTTCGGTACGAAAATGCGCTCGGTCATCAACGATGCGTCGCCATCGGGCATTGCCGCGATTGCGCGACAGCAGTTCGAGATCGGCGCGCAGATCAGCAAGCACGGCCTCGTGCCGATCCTCGAACCCGAAGTGTCGATCAAGTCGCCGAACAAGGCCGCTGCAGAGGACATTCTGCGCACGGAACTGCTGAAGGGGCTCGACGCGTTGCCGGAAGACAGCCCCGTGATGATCAAGCTGACCATACCGGACGTCGCGGATTTCTATCGCCCGTTGATCGAGCATCCGCGCGTTGTGCGCGTCGTGGCGCTGTCGGGCGGTTATACACGCTCCGACGCATGTCAGCGGCTTGCCAAAAATCACGGCATGATCGCGAGCTTCTCGCGCGCGTTGATCAACGACCTGCGCGAGCAGATGAGCGACGCTGAATTCGATCAGGCGCTGAAGCAATCTGCCGACGAGATCTACGACGCGTCCGTCAACAAGGTTTAA
- a CDS encoding DUF4148 domain-containing protein yields the protein MKRTLSLLLIASAIALPTASAFAVPTQSAPTGISRLQVRQELYRAFLTGTMANDEMYTYPSPPANRAEIQAFRCGQARAHLSHSEFPSIVKSVCSS from the coding sequence ATGAAACGAACCCTTTCCCTGCTTCTGATCGCAAGCGCAATCGCCCTGCCCACCGCCTCGGCGTTTGCCGTGCCGACACAATCCGCCCCGACGGGAATCAGCCGCCTGCAGGTTCGCCAGGAGCTGTACCGGGCCTTTCTGACCGGCACGATGGCCAATGACGAGATGTACACGTACCCGTCGCCGCCGGCCAATCGCGCCGAGATTCAGGCGTTCCGCTGCGGCCAGGCGCGCGCGCATTTGTCGCACTCGGAGTTTCCGTCGATCGTGAAATCGGTATGCAGCAGTTGA
- a CDS encoding response regulator transcription factor: MTRILTIEDDPIVGRDITDTLRDAGFDVEWVRTGQEGIARAVDPVFDVITLDRVLPGIDGLTIVKTIRGVGIETPVLMISALSDVDERVSGLLAGGDDYIAKPFAPDEMKARVQVLLRRRGRLQQPVATMLKVDDLEIDLIARSVRRAGQEIALPPVEFRLLEYLARNSGQIVTRTMIFQSVWDMHFDPGTNLIEVYIGLLRKKIDTQGMRPLIKTVRGSGYMLG; encoded by the coding sequence ATGACCAGAATCCTGACGATTGAAGACGACCCGATCGTGGGTCGCGACATTACCGATACGTTGCGCGACGCCGGTTTCGACGTGGAGTGGGTACGCACGGGGCAGGAGGGCATCGCCCGCGCGGTGGACCCCGTGTTCGACGTGATCACGCTCGACCGCGTGTTGCCCGGCATCGACGGCCTGACGATCGTCAAGACGATTCGCGGCGTGGGCATCGAGACGCCGGTGCTGATGATCAGCGCGCTATCCGATGTCGATGAGCGGGTGAGCGGACTGCTGGCAGGCGGCGACGACTACATCGCCAAACCCTTCGCACCCGATGAGATGAAAGCGCGCGTGCAGGTGCTGCTGCGTCGCCGTGGCCGCTTGCAACAGCCGGTCGCCACGATGCTCAAGGTCGACGATCTGGAGATCGACCTGATCGCGCGTTCTGTGCGGCGCGCGGGTCAGGAAATCGCGTTGCCGCCGGTCGAATTCAGGCTGCTCGAATACCTCGCGCGCAACTCCGGCCAGATCGTCACGCGGACGATGATCTTCCAGTCTGTCTGGGACATGCACTTCGATCCGGGGACGAACCTGATCGAGGTGTACATCGGCCTGCTGCGCAAGAAAATCGACACCCAGGGCATGCGGCCGTTGATCAAAACCGTCCGCGGATCGGGTTACATGCTGGGCTGA
- a CDS encoding sensor histidine kinase, whose amino-acid sequence MTMSLWRTTIFRLLLMFALVFAVSMSGLVYLNYWKSASYTATQADYNINWQFAYFSSLPVDQMPTQIAAHIRSEMHRPTNYYGLFAADRTWIAGDIVALPKDVIADADGVWSKPELNGQSSARPEYMRTKAMRLADGNVLVISRDVDEMARLRGYMLGGLAWSAAIVMLGGLGVGLLVSTAQLRRVNEVRRVAQQIALGDLDARLPDAGRDEIAWLSQIVNHMLDEVSRLMREVKGACDGIAHDLRTPVIHIRSLLARIPTEGMAAEDAQLVDQAFDEADEVLKRFAAIMRISEIESMNRRKGFCDVSMEDLCRKVGDLYAPVAAARRVQLVQDLQSVPMVRADYPLMFEALVNLLDNAIKFTPEGGRVQLSVSAASDGPRIVVQDNGPGIPDSERLAVFQRFYRSELTSTVPGSGLGLSVVQAVMHLHEFELSLSDAMPGLCVTLDCWQHRTRA is encoded by the coding sequence ATGACTATGAGTCTGTGGCGCACGACGATTTTCCGCCTGTTGCTGATGTTCGCGCTGGTGTTCGCGGTGTCGATGTCGGGGCTGGTGTATCTGAACTACTGGAAATCGGCGTCCTATACCGCGACCCAGGCGGATTACAACATCAACTGGCAGTTCGCTTACTTTTCGTCGCTGCCAGTCGATCAGATGCCGACGCAGATTGCCGCGCATATCCGCAGTGAAATGCACCGTCCGACGAATTACTATGGCCTGTTCGCCGCGGACCGCACATGGATTGCCGGCGACATCGTCGCGCTGCCCAAAGACGTGATCGCCGATGCCGACGGCGTGTGGAGCAAGCCCGAGTTGAACGGACAGTCGAGCGCCCGGCCCGAGTACATGCGCACCAAAGCCATGCGTCTCGCGGATGGCAACGTGCTCGTCATTTCTCGCGACGTCGACGAAATGGCACGGCTGCGCGGCTATATGCTCGGCGGCCTCGCATGGAGCGCGGCAATCGTGATGCTGGGCGGCCTGGGCGTGGGGCTGCTGGTGTCGACGGCGCAACTGCGGCGCGTCAACGAGGTGCGACGCGTGGCGCAACAGATTGCACTCGGCGATCTCGACGCCCGCTTACCCGATGCGGGCCGCGACGAAATCGCGTGGCTGTCGCAGATTGTCAATCACATGCTCGACGAAGTATCGCGGCTGATGCGCGAAGTGAAGGGCGCTTGCGACGGCATCGCACACGATCTGCGCACGCCCGTGATCCACATTCGTTCGCTGCTCGCGCGTATTCCAACAGAAGGTATGGCTGCCGAAGACGCGCAACTCGTCGATCAGGCATTCGACGAAGCAGACGAAGTACTAAAACGCTTTGCCGCCATCATGCGCATTTCCGAAATCGAGTCGATGAACCGGCGAAAAGGCTTCTGCGATGTATCGATGGAAGACCTTTGCCGTAAGGTGGGCGACCTGTACGCTCCGGTTGCCGCCGCCCGGCGTGTGCAACTGGTGCAGGATCTGCAAAGCGTACCGATGGTGCGTGCCGACTATCCGCTGATGTTCGAAGCGCTCGTCAATCTGCTCGACAACGCGATCAAATTCACGCCGGAAGGGGGACGTGTGCAGCTTTCCGTCAGCGCCGCGTCTGACGGTCCGCGCATTGTCGTTCAGGATAACGGTCCCGGCATTCCCGACTCGGAGCGGCTGGCGGTTTTCCAGCGCTTCTATCGAAGCGAATTGACCAGCACCGTGCCCGGTTCCGGGCTTGGGTTGTCGGTCGTGCAGGCGGTCATGCATCTGCACGAGTTCGAACTGAGCTTGTCGGATGCGATGCCGGGACTGTGCGTCACACTCGACTGCTGGCAGCATCGCACTCGCGCATAA
- a CDS encoding response regulator transcription factor produces the protein MRIVCVGTSGAQRYLAEALAESNHSVVQFNHFDDAAYLASAEHVDAIIVLTSGGASDAARAFAVRPAHTVLVVIDRQGQKDARVAALEAGADICLDHPYEYAELHARLQALCRQRDHAALAAARPLTPSAAFTRPLLSPATRSLVGRDGDQLLLRKREYLLMDRLLRVPGEAVARDELVDYIFGEADADTTSLHLLVSRLRARLSQTNLPITLMTVPKLGYRAVVNAD, from the coding sequence ATGCGGATTGTTTGCGTGGGAACCAGCGGCGCGCAGCGCTATCTTGCGGAAGCACTCGCTGAGTCGAATCACAGCGTCGTCCAATTCAACCATTTCGACGATGCCGCTTATCTGGCGAGCGCCGAGCATGTCGATGCGATCATCGTGCTGACCTCGGGCGGCGCATCCGACGCAGCGCGAGCGTTTGCCGTGCGTCCCGCTCATACGGTGCTGGTGGTGATCGACCGCCAAGGTCAGAAGGACGCCCGCGTGGCCGCGCTCGAAGCGGGTGCCGATATCTGCCTGGATCATCCGTATGAATATGCGGAACTGCACGCGCGATTGCAGGCGCTTTGCCGTCAGCGCGATCATGCGGCATTGGCTGCTGCGAGACCCTTAACACCGTCTGCTGCGTTCACGCGACCGCTCCTCTCTCCGGCCACTCGCAGCCTCGTCGGTCGCGATGGCGACCAACTGCTTTTACGCAAACGAGAGTATCTGTTGATGGACCGGCTGCTGCGTGTGCCCGGCGAAGCCGTCGCGCGCGACGAACTGGTCGACTATATTTTCGGCGAAGCCGATGCCGACACCACGTCGCTTCATCTGCTCGTGTCGAGGTTGCGCGCCCGTCTATCCCAGACCAATCTGCCCATCACGTTGATGACCGTGCCGAAGCTCGGCTATCGCGCCGTCGTGAATGCGGACTAG